The Silene latifolia isolate original U9 population chromosome X, ASM4854445v1, whole genome shotgun sequence genome contains the following window.
attagaccatgcatgttgttgagtaggaaagactaagtcgacttgtaggtgttgtacaatctaatcaattcggctccgggacccaaactttcctaggattgtaagatataacccaactcaatccatcacaacaataattgcttgcttataatttgagaacgtgtttctatgatcaattcccatgaatcccctatgaccccatgacaccctagtgctttttatcaattgtttacaccctttttaattcatctcgcttgtttactttcattgctatttagtttagtgaccttatacatcaacccaaattgtgacacccctaagataccactagtttcaatagaaatctcatttcaattcccgtcccttgggatccgatctttacttgcctctttactaattgtagagttgtttgtgaagctataaattgtgttttggtctaggtgctcctaacgacaagttaccgaaaagatttactccgaccaaaaatggcgccgttgccggggacggtgttaacttgatttagattttcttatattgttattagttgtgtctttctttgccttgaggaagtaaaactcctcaaagtttgttctaattgttttcgagttgtttgatattttgcatgtctagaaggtcacaaggtgacttgttacctttttatcgtgaaattgaaagaactttgacaaccaatagaagacttgctataAGAagtttgagaggtattggtgaggttgtagatattcaaccaactattgagttcatcaacccttttgcaagagaaggtgaggagagcccaacacaaaatacaacacaaaatcaacccacaatgcctaagttttcatcacattccgtacccaccgaggagaacctacccaatggtactcccacaccacaacatctaaccggaaattttattgctaaatccgaatttatccaattagtcgaaagaagccaatttggggggatgcctagtgaagaccctcattctcatatggagaccttttgtgactattgtgatgcgatttctcaaaccggtgtaactcaagaccaaattcgatgggtcttatttcctttttctctaattggcaccgcaaaacaatggttgaagggccttgataaggccactctcggaattgattcttggaagaagttggctctagctttctacaaaaaattctacccaccggaaaagactaacatgctaagagctcaaattacgggttttaagcaaagggattaagaatctttgtatgaagcttgggagcggttcaaaggaatttgtcgctcatgtcctcatcatggacttagctagtggttcttggtacaacaattttgtaACGGTCTATATGatgattcaaggaacattctcaacatgggatcaaatggaatgttcaccgaagttgatgacaatcaaacttggaacaaaattgaggaaatggcggtccataactcacaatatagtagacctcgcaaggctactagaggaggaaagcatgaagtggactccgttactcaattgggtgctcaacttagagctcacattgataccatcaatttgaagtttgaaaaagctatggctagacttgaagaagcctcaaaatcaccaaagcatcatgttaatgctatgacggcatcttcatcaatcccaagtgggatatgtgagaattgtggaactttgggacatgacccaagtgaatgtaggggaacaaatgaacaagtgaatgctttccaagcatacaagagtggtaccccttattccaactattacaatgaaaacaccaaattccatccaaatctctcatacaaaagccaaaatgttcaaaaccctcaaacaacatacaccccacctcccatgagaaaccaaaatcaaagacccttttacaaccaaaaccaaggttaccaaaatcaatctccatacaatcaacaaaatgaccaaggttttgatgttcaaaaagcggtccttcaaatgcaaaagaatcaacaagaatttttcactcaaatgcaaaaagatagtcaagcaaaggaaaccaccatcaacaacattctagctcacaccaaaatgttggaaactcaattgactcaactagcatcttcaagctcacaaagacaaaaggggcaattaccacctcaaagtaatcccccaagacatgaaacggttagtgccattcacttgagaagtggtacaaggtatgaagcaccgaagaagcaagttgagaatgaggctgtgaaagctagtgataaggaagaaattgtgcaaaactccaaggatggagaatcatcaaaagaagaaatttcaaagaaaaatgaagacaaggtcaaggagaaggagcccattgtgattagacttccttttccgagtcgtcaagccaagcccaaatttgatgaccaacttggaaaatttatggaaattgtgaagaatttggaagtctcaattcctttcacggaattaatcaatcacgtcttaggcctatgcgaaatacatgaaagacatcctcacaaagaagaagtcgatccggaagcttgagactatcgccttcactaaggtgagtagtgcaatacttcaagggagttcacctccaaaactcaaggatccgggaagcttctcaataccgtgtaccattggtaacaccacgatcaacaaagccttatgtgatctaggggctagtatgagtgttatgccgtactcggtgagtaaaaggttggggatgggagagcttaaatgcaccaatattacactccaaatggccgatagatcgacgaagacaccattagggatatgggaagatgttcccgtgcgaattgggaaatttttcatcccggtggactttgtcattgttgatatggaagaagattccaacattccaatcattctaggaagacctttcttacacaccgcgggtgcggtgattgatgtgaaacatggagagcttactctagaagtgggagatgagagcataactttcaatcttgacaagactatgagagctccccgtttacatgaaccatgttttatgattgatcattatagccggaaggatgataggaagaagtcggaacttcaatggaagaataaaattgaagatgctccattcaaagagcaagtgaattgtaacaaagagagcttgcaaatctcaccaaagtcaagtaatgaagaagatggcctcattggccaagacaagataatgggagagttgtctctatcaactcaagagatctttagtgatcaagtagatgaagtgtttggtctttgggacgatgagtttgaagggattttcaatccctatattggtaatgctatcgatcaagaccgacaacaagggcaaagatctattgaagaactttatcacgacaatgaacaagcttttgattactttttcaaggtgttgagcaacattaacaacaccttggacatgcccccttgacatctcatcaagaatgagagttttgTGGACTCCTCCCTAAaacaccatttgtaaatatttctaactccctaactcgcattttaattcttaatttgcattttttgtcatttttggatttttgtgccttgatcaagataattatcatttttgagagaagtgagggagggactagtGATTCAATTGATgggtagtgctttagcttagtgtggggataacaattgccgaggctattcatgccttagaagtgcccccacaatgaagaacacgagatttgaaggatgaaaaaaatgacaagggatatgcaaggtacatggatggaactgaatccgtgtaaaaggggaagaatccgagcgttttcatgggaagacgcccgtcttcaggcaacacGGGCGTATTggtccgaatccgcccgtccttcatgagctgaatttttgaaattttgggactgttagcAAATCTCGGCGTCCTgcatacaatccgcccgtcctcaaaaagacgctcgtcctgctagagaagacgcccgtctttttggttgagaaaaacaagaaaaatccctggaaaggaatccgcccgtcttctctgaaagacgcccgtcccgcattttcaaatccgtccgtctttgctgcaatccgcccgtctttaggcgagaattcctgAAGCCCATccagacagaatccgggcgtcccgaaggaaagccgcccgtcttccccctgcattttCAATATTTCGGATtcattataaaccccctcccacattcatttcttcattccttcattcataacactacccataaaccccaaaaactcaaaacccttatcctctccatcacaaaaacaagatttcctcaaacacattcatcaaaatcaaataaaaacatccttttaacaaaaattaatcactcctctttcaacaaaaataaaaaccaagcacaaaatcttcaacctttgagtcgattttttaatttataaaggcaaagcctttgatcttgaaatcgatttgggtacacttgaaaattgaagattttcactcttttcttggttcaagcatcaatggcaaggacaaaaggaggaacaaaggcaccaaaggcaaaggcactatcaacaaggcaaaagagtcttcaagcaaagaaagcctcattggctatggtggtggctagctcaaacttggaagtgcaacaagaacaacctcccatggaagcaacaacatctactactccggaaattgctcaactttcgaactatccggaggtaattttcatttccaaatcccatagggacacttttgccaagtttgctagaaaatcatttctatccaccaagtttatttgtgaagatgccttagataagttgggtgtccttgagcaaactagagccttctttaaagccatggggttggagaaattgtttacaacaaaagaattgacatacccctcccttaccttagaatttttgagttctttgaaagttaacaaagttgagactatggaaaccatcgagtttcgcctagctaatgttagtaggcgcatctcctttgaggaaatgggtaaagctttgggtcttagtgattcaccgagttatttcaagaatgttggcaaatatgaccccgaccctctttgggaggcgatttccggaaggaaattttgagaactttcatgcaaGTCGCCCTCTATTAGTCCaacatccgggcattagagtgtggcacaaggttgtaggaaacaccatcattgcaagaaaagacaccaaccatttcaccaaactcgattttgttcttcttgagtcggccttgaacattggaagggaattcaccaagcctttcaactctctaaggcttttggtggatagatggctaaatgttgattgtgggaatcaaggcactaccgttattgtgaatggaggtctagtcactattttagctaaatactttgatccgaacttcaaaaaggatagcaagtatgtggcgaaaaagggtggtcatctcattgatattgatactatgataaacaagtacaagtgggtctctcataacccttttgacaccaagtatgggtggctcactagttaggctagatcttttactttgccttcgaagatttgtcgtttaagtgtccaccggaccaactatctccttcccctttcaaaagaggccgaatacattatccgacaacaaaagggtgaaattgaaatgtcctcctcttccattgtcacaccaccctatcctttcaagtaccaagagttcaagcccgaaggtgttgaagcaagcaaagattatttgactcttcttatgcaagagatgcacaagcaagccttcaaggaccgggaagatgcttacttagcccaatatacacccctccttcacttagctaggcaaggactacttgacccttcatgtcctttgcctagttgggcggatagggaagtcttctttccgagtgcatctaggggtgagtttccgggtgataatgaggttgtcggtgatgaagaggttgatgataacattgatgaagaagctagtgaagaaggagaagaggatgatgagcaaggtgaacaacAAAGttaagagggaagtggtgatgagtccacttctagtgaggaagatgatgatagtgatgatatgatggatgATTAGCatgctttggaggctcctaccctcttgaggtttgtctatttctctctttgttgtattttattaatcttggtcattgttggagtagtcctagcaccatagaggactaacacctcggccccattgaggtgctctcattttattgttcccacttttaaaaatccaaaatgacaaatttagtttcatgcattgcatcgtgtgtgcatgaactacacccaaccttaggacattagcaataatgtctaactcggtttggggaagtacatacatacacaacgggaggtaatctaaattatcctctccgtcataaacaaaaacccatgcatcatgtagtgtagattagtgtagcttgaatttagtgtagaattcatgcatcatgcttgcatgatttcccatcattttggccattgaggacaatgcccatattagtgtggggatggggaattctaacttaacttttattcaaaaatccaaaaaaattgaaaaatttcgaaaaaaccataaaaatttgaaagattgataaaccaaaaacaagttcatttcctttgtagtgtagtcatttatatattgtatatattgtgtttgttttatccttgttcacattaatcgactacgccacatccgagacatgaggatcatgaagaccgcatggtatgatctttccaatctcctttttcctttttatgttaatgactatgtggctttattttgattgatgcggtataaacaatgtgaacttaggacttgcatttagtttatatgtcatattagttggtagaatcatttgcattaggttgtataaaggCTAGTTGCAtaatggcatatagttgcatgttagaaaattttgtgaaaccgtctacttgggaagcttgacaagtgtatataggccctagtagatgctttttattcttaagactttgcttgttagaatacttgtaaaacaccctaggatgtgtcatgctagtatcctttgacccatggattaaggcctagtcaagagtaccttgtggtgtgataactccttggctaccgtttattccaaggtgacccttgaaaccatgcatccatccatccatcatccatgttctaccacatttttgtcatcaaagggaatgggcacaaaaagaaatcaatttgagttcaatgaaatgaaaagtgaaagaaagttttcaaaaaatgcatcaaatgaaaagaggagcaaaaatagaactcctaaagtttcaaatataagccaccctcactacatatggggtgactttgaaaatgttcaaaagaaatgcaaagaaagttgtcaagtgttgaaatgccaaaaatcaaaaggaaatggcaagaaagtgttctcaaatattATATGccgcaagaaattggggggaaaaacaacaaaagcaaactcccaaagtgaaactcaaatgtctatcgatccctttatccatcgtatccatttttgtgcatggtagagaggggacgacccttcttcttgtctaggcaagagggggaattccgcgatcctccagtgtttctaacaccatagagagtCAAGgaaaaaagcatttaacgattgaggacaaaggtaccctagcttgacacaatttggaggtgatttattggtatccttctaggcttagtagtttgaacaaattgcatctatgaaggagtgtgtacccttgaattgcttcccttgtagataatttccgccacttagatgaggaaagtggctattcttttgtagatgcatccattacttgattttgtgtgcttaatgcttggatgtgtcgccattttgggaagccccaccttgccttgcaagaaggcatcctacctcatggtcgtcttgttgtgagttgaaggggcggagtgagacccgctaattgtctcatatcggctatgttattaggttagtttaaataatggtcctagtctttgccacctctttactcgggacgagcaaaggtttggtttggggatatttgatgtgaccataattagagcgtattagtccccgaattagctttgttcccatgctttttagtgcatatttgggttatctattgtctttagttctttgttttgcatattctttgaggttttgtgtccttggtaggaaaggagtgcaaaccttgcattttcatggcaaaacgagactaaattgattgaattcaatgaccaagcatcaaggagagacaagattagaaggcctttgtacatattatagtagatgggcaatgaagaggaaagatccttgcattcccgaggaaatccccaaggattttatgaagaaaagggaataaaagaagaagaaagcacgctgcatgacaacccgtgcgtcttccctagaagacgcccgtcctccaccttcacaattcgtgcgtcttccttacaagacgcccgggcagcaaccccagaagacgcccgtcttctcctaaagacgcccgggcagagacacaggaatccggccgtcccgagcctaagacgcacggattccaagacagcgcaaattcgtttcttcaaacttcaagaaagatgcccatccttcagaaaataccggcgtttccctaagtagggacttaatcgtcatttaagcccttagttaaccctaattcctacacctaatccccactaaaaataccccattagtctaattggaagagcatgttcttcttatgaattcttagagtagttaatatcaattaaatctctctttagttttgtaatcaacaattaatcaagttttaatacaagttttatttccttaatctctcttttgttcatcctttattttgggtaattgaagattatttgggttattattgggagattgacaacctctcaatcaagcatcaagtacttcttttattctttgctttattattggaatcattagtagatataattctcttaatctctttttaattattgctaattactttcatttgatcatcatgtttcactttgttggtatgattgacaaccttgctagcatgttcaacatgataatgagtgagtagttccatagctagggttaatgggtaattaggggaaaccaacatggggaatgattcatgcttaaattaatatgctttcatggtttatttgcttgcttgttttgatctcaactcatgcacatattttgtttgatgaaatgcgagcctatgaatccttgcattttttacccatcacctatcttttcaatgagacttgtaagacataaaccaactcgagtctcattagaccatgcatgttgttgagtaggaaagactaagtcgacttgtaggtcttgtacaatctaatcgattcggctccgggacccaaactttcctaggattgtaagatataacccaactcaatccatcacaccaataattgcttgcttataatttgagaacgtgtttgtatgatcaattcccatgaatcccctatgaccccatgacaccctagtgctttttatcaattgtttacaccctttttaattcatctcgcttgtttactttcattgctatttagtttagtgaccttatacatcaacccaaattgtgacacccctaagacaccactagtttcaatagaaatctcatttcaattcccgtcccttgggatccgacctttacttgcctcttactaattgtagagttgtttgtgaagctataaattgtgttttggtctaggtgctcctaacgacaagttaccgaaaagatttagtccgaccatcATGAAAAGGAGCACATTGTTACAGAAGTAGTGTTATGTGTATTGAAATTGATTTTCTATTGTTAATCcttgttgttagtgtttattcctactcaacctcgtgacTGACTGTGTACTCGTGAAcccctgtgatgaaccataattggggagcatatttgacacgtactaaagattagctgacttgggagcttatgagaATGCGTgtggacttggccagtctaccaaGATGTCTAGACCATTTAGTTATTTAATCACtttttttatttccgctgcgagttgtatttaattttatattaagtcttaatttggttaagttgtaataaacttGTAACTGCTAAATTTCATTTAAAGtaatttggtttgttgtactttgttattcactacctcggaaaccgagatggtaacactctcatttacttgggatgtctagctaaaggctcctaaataaataggggtgttacacATAAGCTACTTCCCTTCCCGGATTAGCGTTCAAGGTTACTCATGATTGTTAGAGAGAGCGAGAGATGAGAGAATTGGGAGAGAGAAAATTAGGTTTAGAAAACATAAAATGTATCGCAGAAATGAATCACGTCGCAACCCCCGTGTTTTATATTAACACGCTGTCAGAACGAGTACTTGGCCGAGTACCctgcactcggtcaagtaccgacattactcggccgagtgacccttacttggtcgagtattcaACAAAGGGTGTGATACAACTCTCTCTTCCGCTTCTACTATGGGTCTCTTATGGTCAAAGGGTCAGTCAAAGGGTCCCTAACAGGGTGGGTATTACAGtgttcccctcttaaaaggaactttgtccccgaagttcgtcCTACACGCCAACCGCAACACAACAAGACAACATGAAAGGTCAAGCGGTACttatgcaataatcaaataaTGCCAACGTGTATACTACAAGTTATTACACCGTCACCAAAGTAACTAATCACTACAACATGTATACTACCACAGAGTTACCATTAACATAACCATTACCAAATTAAATTATTAATGTTTGCCAAATATAAAATTAGCGTTTTTCCAATCAACCACATTACTACCATGCTTTTTAACTAAACTGATTAGAAAACTAGGTTGGTAAGATTAAATAGATTATATAGCAACAAATTAAAACGGTTAGAAGCAACAATTTAAAGAAGTTTTTGCAAGTTTTTGgccgcgatgttatctacccctcttaAGAGGAACTTTGTCCCCCGAAGTTCACTCCGAAATGCAACAAGAATAGTATAAACGATTGGACATAACAATTAACTAAGCAATCATCACACCTTCTTATCAAACATAACCATGCACGAAATTGATCCAATGCAACAACGCTCAAAGATTAAATGGGATTAGCATAATTTCGAATCACAAATGCATGTAATGACGTATAACAATTTAAACACAACAAATAATATCAAAATGCTGCCATGTTTCAACCCATCCGTCTCAAATTCCAACCACGCAATTGAGTCATCACAATATCGTCACGATATAGCATATCACCTATGCCTTGGACCCACATAATGCACACCAAGAAGACAACACAAAATTCAACGAGAATTATATACCCAAAGAACGGAACATGAATTCAGGCCACAGATTCCAACCAAGAGAACTCGGTGGATTAGTGAAGTAACTGGGCTGAGTACCCGGTACTCGGTCACGTAGTCAATACTCGGTCTAATTCTCTACAGGCAGAACGTCATTTCTACCGATCATCACCTATAGAACTCAACCTTCACCTGTAACATAAAGTCTAACCATCCAATAACATCGAAAATCGAGTTCCAAACATAGCCTAGTGTATGAAAAGGAGTAAAGTCTTGGCCTTATGGCCATATTACACACACAATTTAAATCCAAATGTCGAAAAGTAAGGCCTAAACCGCAACAAGTATCCAAAactaaaacaaacaacaaataaaaaCAAGTCTCAAAGGTATAAGCCCACATCATCATCCATGTCGTCACCACCACATGTGTCCGATGTCCCAACTCTCTGATAGGGCCTAGTAGCGGCATCACCACTAACCCATCTCCCCTCTTCATGCAGCTGACTaccatagttggctccccacaGCCCTGCAAGGCAACCATACTCGTAGGTATTCGGGTGTCTCTATGTGTTTGGGTCCACCCCATAACTATGGAACACCCCGCTGTCATCTCCCACTCCCCTCCACTACACAGGCTGAACAAGGTGTGTCTCCACGTTCTAAAGGgttgccatctcgtgcatgttcctcaACACCAAAGTGGTGGATATCCCCTCGGTGAACTCGCtaacctgcatcctagggtcataaACTGTAGCATAGGACGGGTACTGGTACGGGTAGAAGCTATGTGAGGTGTAAGGAGGCTCAGTCGCCACCTCTCTAACTTCCTTCACTCCACGGATCTCACGAGGTGTCGGGACGACCTTCTGCTTACTAGAAGCTATAATCGGCTCAGGAAAGTCCTCAAGGATCTCGGGAGGGATAAAATAGAACTGTGGCTGAGACTCGGGCTCCCCACTTGCCGGGTCATACTCTCTCAAGTGGTCAAACATGGGTAGGTGCTCTGGATCGGGCAACCTCATCCATCTAGTTCCCTTTACCCTTCAAGCTAGGGCTCCAACATCCAGCCTCCTCAACCACTTGGGTTTGCACAGATAACCCTCATCTATGTTAGGGGCAATCTCAAATAAGGAAGAGGTCGACTCGGCAGTGGCTACAAAGTC
Protein-coding sequences here:
- the LOC141623420 gene encoding uncharacterized protein LOC141623420 isoform X1 — its product is MGSNGMFTEVDDNQTWNKIEEMAVHNSQYSRPRKATRGGKHEVDSVTQLGAQLRAHIDTINLKFEKAMARLEEASKSPKHHVNAMTASSSIPSGICENCGTLGHDPSECRGTNEQVNAFQAYKSGTPYSNYYNENTKFHPNLSYKSQNVQNPQTTYTPPPMRNQNQRPFYNQNQGYQNQSPYNQQNDQGFDVQKAVLQMQKNQQEFFTQMQKDSQAKETTINNILAHTKMLETQLTQLASSSSQRQKGQLPPQSNPPRHETVSAIHLRSGTRYEAPKKQVENEAVKASDKEEIVQNSKDGESSKEEISKKNEDKVKEKEPIVIRLPFPSRQAKPKFDDQLGKFMEIVKNLEVSIPFTELINHVLGLCEIHERHPHKEEVDPEA
- the LOC141623420 gene encoding uncharacterized protein LOC141623420 isoform X2, whose amino-acid sequence is MKDILTKKKSIRKLETIAFTKVSSAILQGSSPPKLKDPGSFSIPCTIGNTTINKALCDLGASMSVMPYSVSKRLGMGELKCTNITLQMADRSTKTPLGIWEDVPVRIGKFFIPVDFVIVDMEEDSNIPIILGRPFLHTAGAVIDVKHGELTLEVGDESITFNLDKTMRAPRLHEPCFMIDHYSRKDDRKKSELQWKNKIEDAPFKEQVNCNKESLQISPKSSNEEDGLIGQDKIMGELSLSTQEIFSDQVDEVFGLWDDEFEGIFNPYIGNAIDQDRQQGQRSIEELYHDNEQAFDYFFKVLSNINNTLDMPP